Part of the Benincasa hispida cultivar B227 chromosome 12, ASM972705v1, whole genome shotgun sequence genome is shown below.
GCAAACGAATCATACTCGgcaatttataaatataaataacttgaCTCATTTTCTTTTCAACTTCTTGGATGTTTTTCCAATATTGGACATTTTCGCTCTCTTTCCAGTCTTGAGACCCAGATACTTTTCAACATCATTATTGTCATTGTCGTCGTCATCTTCACCTCGTCTCCTCTTTCTACCACCagtttctttaattttctgCACACATTCAACCACCACATTAACCaagttgaaaaatatatataaataaaaactaaaaaatagtgATGCAGGGAATTATGTAATCCATCAAAACACATAATTTAGGGATAAGCCTAGTTATGTTTGGTCTCTACACTTTTCCATTTCATTTCTAAGAAGCCTCCCTGATCGATTGCATTTCATTTAAGAtctttgatataaaattaaccTAACAAACTTGATACCCCAAGCCTTTGCTAGGAAGAATCAGTTCGAAAGGAAAAGAGTGTGAGGGCCCGTCTATGAATTCGTGTTAGTTTCGTTGGGTTGTTTTGGCGGCTTACATTTGTATATAGGGAAAAATCAGCAAGGGGTATCTTATTTTGGCTCAAGTCATTATCACTATTAGCAAAGAGAGGTTTCTATCAACATATTTTAATGTTCAACTAAATATTTCTATCAACACATTTTAATGTTCAACTAACTATCAGACACAATAGAGTTTAACCTAAAAGAAATTGTAATCATAATATAATACCATGAGAGAGATTCTCTTTGCCTCTGTCACACGCTCTAACAACATCAAAACTTCCTCTTCTTGAGCGGAAAACTGCGGTAGCTTTTTCCCTGCCATAATAATAGAAgtcaattatataaaaataaagtcATTTCTCAtgatctgcaataaataaataatccatCCATTGGTTACCTATGAGCTTCTCTATCTGTATATACCACTCTAACTCATACTGATTAACCAACGAAATGGCAACCCCAGAACGACCTGCACGAGCAGTCCTTCCAACTCTATGTATGTAATCCTGCAGACAAATTCGTCTTAGAAGAGCATTGGAAGAGATTAAGTTATCTAAAAGCCAATTTCCATCATGTCTCAACATGTGgggttttttttataagaaacaaaTGAGAGGTGAGGACAATGTACCATAAGaagatcgaagtattttaaacTTTGATATAGAAAACAGGAAAGTAGTTTTCTCTTTCTAAACGCTAGAAAGAATGTTATATAGGCCCAGGAATCCTGAGGCCATGGAAAAAAGGGGTTAAAGCCCGAAAACAACCCCTAAATAAGAAAATATCGAGCATATAGTGGCTGCATTTGAAAATCAGAGAGggagtttttttaattttttttttttagaaaaaagagagagagagagagagagagagagatgcatcaatacataaattaatcaaacagcAGAAGGCATAGAAGCCCTAGAGATGCATGTAAGATACATAGAACTGCAGAAGGAGAACCTTGGAATTTGAAGGAATATCATAATTTATGACCATATCCACAGATGGAATATCAAGTCCTCTGCTAGCCACATCAGTGCAGATGAGAACATTGCACTCTCCAGCCTTGAACTTATTTAAGGCTCCTAGTCTCTTTGCCTGTCAAAGATATGGTCCATGCACGGTGTTTAATTGAATAATTCTACAAAATGATGAAGCTGTTAAACAGAATGCTTGGAGTCAATAATATGTATTTATGTTTGTATTTCCAGCTTTATGTTTTTTCATTTGcttgttatttttatttctttgcctCCGCTTTTCAGTCACGTTACTATTGTACCATGCTGTCCATATATACAGCACCTTTTCTCTGATTGACACCATAATAGAATTCTCTGCAATTCCTTTTCattctctctctcctctcttaGGGTTTATACCCGTTTAGAAGCCAAAGAAAAGAGAGGTTTTCCCAActtccaatttttttaagaCACGACTAAGTTGATAAATGATGTGTACAACCACGCTTCCAAATCCTTTCAGCTTTCAagtattttataacaaaaaaaaagaactgTAAACCACTGAGTTATATCACAACAATACCTGGGTCATCTGACCACTTATGGGTATGGCTCTTAATCCAAGATTTCGAAGAATCAACGATAGAAGGCGAGTGGCGTCACAAGTGCGAGTGAAGACCATTGATGTTGAACCAGACATCTCAGTTAAGATATAGACAAGGTAACACTCCTGTACAAAATGACATGTAATAAAGTAAGTCCAACAGTAAAATAAATGTGTTTCCCTCCAAAAGTTGACACGCCAATTCCTACTACATTCCCCAATCACTAAAAATGTTGCATAAAACAACTGCCAAGTGTTTGTAGAAGAATGCCGAGTGTTTTTCAAgtagttttctttttatagaaataattgctttcattgaaaaaacaaaatgaatgaaTCTAGGGGCATACAAAAAACCCCCAAAACCCCACTACAGAAACGGGTTCCAACTAAAAGTGTTCTAATAGTAACTTAGTTTGTGGTGGTTATTActattttattctttcatttttttcatccaGATATACATGAAAAAAAACATCATATGGTATGAGGACTCACACTAGGGAAAAGGGGAGGAAATGGCATCCTTAAAATATgcaaaatcaaacaaaattagacataaacaaaaaataataataataataattaaaaaaaaaacaagtatgAAAACCTTATACTTTGCAGGGATAAAACAATATTGCTGCTTCAGTGTGTCTACTGTGGAATATTTGGTTGCCGCTTCAATCTAAAAGAATTCAAGACcaagaaaaattaatatttaaatcaactcGGGAAATAAAAACAAGATCTTAGATAGTCACAATCATACCTTAACAGGATTCCTTAAGCATGCCCTTTGAAGTTTCCGAACCTGTAGTATTATCTCAACTTGGTCAGCAATTTAAACCattgcaaatccccaaaaacaAATCTACCAGTgttcagaaaataattattCAGATAAGATAATAATGTCCCATGTCTATGCATCcagaacaaacaatttatttaataCTAGTATTAGATATCTGTAAAGGATATGAATTGTGAGGACCacaagagaaaaataaagataaaaacaaaaataagcacatataaaaaaatatttaaagcaTTGTGATGATGAGATATTGGAAACAAAACCAATGACCCCTTTTATGATTGTAAACGTCTAGTATTCTATGCtacttatttctttttcctttaaaaagtatattaaaagaaagcaaatgaaaaaaagaaaaaaggaaccCTGAGGCACAGCACCACACATGCCTCAATGAGGATGATGAGCATCTCTCATGCCCACTTATAATATTGTATATTGAAAAACTAAACCGAGGAAACCACACGCATCAATGATGGTGATTAGCATGTGTCATGGCAATGCCCACTTATAGCATTACATAAGATACAATGGTGACAGCATGATAATCTTTTCTGTtggaaatttttaaattaattcttaCTTCTCTGACACAACATTGTGtaattcatgaaaaaaaaaaaaaaaaaaagaaaggaaaagaaaaaaataaaacagaaaaCAAATCATGTGTTTCCTCATATACCTTTTTCGTCATAGTGGCAGAAAAAAGATATGTTCTTCTCTCACGAggaatttcattcaaaatttcatCTATTGATTTTTCGAAGTCTTCATTCAATAACCTATCTGCCTCGTCAAGGACCTGCTCAACATGCAAAACAGGCTAGTCAGTAAAAGCTTACTGTTTCTCCATACCAGAAAAACTTGAACATAATTGTTCACAAAACTCACCAGATACTTCAACGTGCGCAGGGAAAAACCCTTTGTATTAGTTAGATGGTCCACAAGGCGTCCAGGTGTGCCaacctaaaacaaaataaatgaaatcttAAATAAACAGCTAGATAAATAAGCCACTTCCATAAGGAGATATGCGTAGCTAGGaagaagcacagatacttctaaTTATGCAGAGAATCGATATCTGATACAGATACATCCAGATACTTGGCAGATacgtgatttgaagtatctgatttttttttttttttcaaatacgCATATCCCTTTCTAGATACATGAAGAGGACACGTTGGgtcttttttctttcaaatttaagcccaaCCACTTTAAAAGTCCAATCCACAAtctatttgatttaaaaatccaCTTAAATCTagtaatccaaaacaaaatagattaaaaataatataaaaaaacaatcaaaacaGAAGGTAAATAAACCTtcattcttctcttctttctcactatctaaatcatgattcacacccCCTCCCCCATTTATCCTCAACTacattcttcaattttcatcttttacTCCTTCCCTATCGTCAGACTTAGTTGCTCAACCACCAATCGACGCTGTtggatttttttcttctttttagttttcactctcttcttaaATCTActttaatctaacttaaaataagtattacGTATCTTGTATCCGTATCCATGTATGTGTGCTTCTTAGATGCGTAGAAAGATTATGTACACAAAGTACTGTAGTGAGAATCACACGGCAGTAGATGCTTTATGACGTGCGGTAGTTTTAAGTTAAACTACTCGCCACAGAAGTTATCAAATACAAATAGCAGCAGCAGTAACTTTATTTAACTTGGACATTGCCTATTTACTGGTAgatttttcatataaatattgatataattttgCATAGGGAGGCTAAGATAAAATTCTTTGAGGGTAAATCACTCTCATATATTCCACAAAAACAAAAGGATGATGTCGAGAAAAGGACATTTTCACATAGAAAATTGCATTCAAATTCAAGAGAAGCAGAAAATATCACAGAGACTTACAACAATATGTGGCCGTTTTGCCAGGTTAATGGCTTGCTGCACCATGTCTACCCCTCCGACAAGCTACAgaagattaaaataaaatacccAATCACCAAGAAGGCTCCATGTTTGCGCTCCATGTTTGCTAATTATTGAAGCgcacaaaaaacaaaagaagaaaataataacaagaaaagaaaaacatgagAGCTCACATCCTCAAGTTGTTTTTTTGTAAGCCTTTTCTTAACCTAGTCTCCTCTTTCTGCCTTCTACTCACAATTGTAGGTCACCAATGCAAACTAGACAC
Proteins encoded:
- the LOC120068420 gene encoding DEAD-box ATP-dependent RNA helicase 10 — its product is MEQDSEEEVKTFQSLGICEQLVEACESLGWKSPSKIQAEAIPHALEGKDLIGLAQTGSGKTGAFALPILQALLEAPQAFFACVLSPTRELAIQIAEQFEALGSGIGIKCAVLVGGVDMVQQAINLAKRPHIVVGTPGRLVDHLTNTKGFSLRTLKYLVLDEADRLLNEDFEKSIDEILNEIPRERRTYLFSATMTKKVRKLQRACLRNPVKIEAATKYSTVDTLKQQYCFIPAKYKECYLVYILTEMSGSTSMVFTRTCDATRLLSLILRNLGLRAIPISGQMTQAKRLGALNKFKAGECNVLICTDVASRGLDIPSVDMVINYDIPSNSKDYIHRVGRTARAGRSGVAISLVNQYELEWYIQIEKLIGKKLPQFSAQEEEVLMLLERVTEAKRISLMKIKETGGRKRRRGEDDDDNDNNDVEKYLGLKTGKRAKMSNIGKTSKKLKRK